The Aquidulcibacter paucihalophilus genomic interval GCGGCCGCGACCCGGACGTCACGGCCCTGCTGAAGGTGCGGGGCTTCCCGGTTTCCTGACCGGGTCGCGAGCGTCAGCGACAATAACAAGGGGGCCGGCGGAGTGATCCGCCGGCCCTTTTGTCTGTCCGCGCCGGCGATCAGAGAATGACCGGCACGCGGCTGAGCGCATAGTCCACCTGAACGGCTCCCGGCAGCTGCCGGACCGCCTCATTGCGGAAGGCTGTGCGGCAGAAGGCGCGGTCGCTGATACGGCTGCCCGGGCGTTTGACACCCCGGCAAGCCCGGCTGGCCGCGGCCGAAACCCGGGCGTCGAAGGCGTCGGCGCCGGCGGCGCTGGCCAGGTCGAGGTCCCCCCACCGGACACGCGCTTCCTGGGCGGAGGCGGCACCGGCGGCGAGGCTGACAGTCAGGGCGGCGACGAGAGAAGCGGGGATTTTCATGGCGATCTCCTGCGGAGGTCTGCGTCGCTCGTGGCGGCGACGAGGCGGGAGATACGGCCGGGCTGTTTCAGGCCCGTGTGGCTTCCGCGGCGAAATCGCGACGGCGGATGAATTCGCGGAAAGCTGAACGGTGATCATCGTTTGGCGGCGCATCAAACAGACCCGGGGTTCATCACAACGAACACAACGACTCCACAACGGACACGACGGCAGCATGGGTGCGGCGCGAACGCGCCATTCCTCCCTGGATGAGAAGGCGCTGCGCGCGACGGCGGAGCGCCGGCCCCGTCGTGTTCCCTGTGCTCTCGTTGTGTTCGTTGTGATGAACCAGCCGGCCGCTGCCGCCCCGCGCCTTGTCTTCGCCCCCCTTTTCCGCCATAAGCCGCCGCTTCCGACGCAAGTGAACCTCGCGTCTCCACCATCACGACCCCGGTTCCGGCCGGACGAGGATGGCGAGAACCCTCCGCCGACGTGATCGTCGCCGGAGGCCATTTCGCTATGGAGACCGTTTCACCCGCCGGAAGCAGGTGGCCTTCGGGCTGACGAGGTAGTGAATGTTCGAGGCTCTGAACGAGCGGCTGACAGGCGTCTTCGACCGGATCACCGGGCGCGGTGCCCTGTCCGAAAAGGACGTCTCCGAGGCGATGCGCGAAGTCCGCGTGGCGCTGCTCGAGGCCGACGTCGCCCTGCCCGTCGTCAAGGACTTCATCGCCTTCGCCACCGAACGCGCCACGGGCGAGGACGTCATCCGCTCGGTCAAGCCGGCCGATCAGGTGGTCAAGATCGTCTATGACGGCCTGGTCGAGATGCTGGGCGGCGATGAGCCGACCCCGATCAATCTGAACGCCACCCCGCCCGCCGTGATCCTGATGGCCGGCCTGCAGGGCTCGGGCAAGACGACGACCTCGGCCAAGCTGGCGCTGCGCCTGACCAAGTTCGATCGCAAGAAGGTCATGATGGCCTCGCTGGACACGCGTCGTCCGGCGGCCATGGAGCAGCTGCAGACCCTCGGCAAACAGATCGAGGTCGCGGTCCTGCCGATCGTGGCCGGCGAGTCGCCGATCCAGATCACCAAGCGCGCGCTGCAGTCGGCGAAACTCCAGGGCTTCGACGTCCTGATCCTCGACACCGCCGGCCGGATCACGCTGGACGAGGCCCTGATGGCCGAGGTGGCCGAGGTCGCCGCCGTTTCGAAGCCGGTCGAGACCCTGCTGGTCGCCGACAGCCTGACCGGCCAGGACGCCGTCCGCACCGCCAAGGCCTTCCACGACCGCCTGCCCCTGACGGGCCTGGTCCTGACCCGCGCCGACGGCGACGGGCGCGGCGGGGCCATGCTGTCGATGCGCGCCGTCACCGGCCTGCCGATCAAATACATCGGCGCGGGCGAGAAGGTCGACGCGCTGGAAGTGTTCGACGCCCGCCGCGTCGCCGGCCGCATCCTCGGTCAGGGGGACATCGTCGCCCTGGTCGAGAAGGCGTCGCAGGAGCTGGACCAGTCCAAGGCCGAGGCCATGGCCCGCAAACTGGCCAAGGGCCAGTTCGACCTGAACGACCTCGCCGGCCAGCTGCAGCAGATGAAGCGGATGGGCGGTCTTCAGGGCATCATGGGCATGCTGCCCGGCGTGGCCAAGATGAAGAACCAGATGGCCGAGAGCGGCGTCGACGATCGGATGATCGCCCGCCAGGAAGCCATCATCTCCTCAATGACCAAGGCCGAGCGCAAGAAGCCCGACCTGCTCAACGCCAGCCGCAAGAAGCGCGTCGCCGCCGGCGCCGGCGTCGAGGTCCAGGACATCAACCGCCTGCTCAAACAGCACCGCCAGATGGCCGACATGGTCAAGTCCATGTCGCGCGGCGGCGGCAAGGGCATGAAGCAGATGGCCGCCATGATGGGCGGCCTCGGCGGCGGCATGGGCGGCGGCCCCGACATGGCCCGCCTCAAGGCGATGGGGGGCGGCCGCATGCCCGAGCCCAGCGCCGACGAAATGAAAGCCCTTCAGGACCGGCTCGCCGGCCTGGGCGGCGGACAACTTCCGGGGGGCCTTCCGGGCCTGCCGGGCTTCCCTCCCAAGAAATAATCCGAATTAACGAAAGAGACTGAAAATGCTGAAGATTCGTCTGGCCCGCGGCGGCGCCAAGAAGCGCCCCTACTATTACATCGTCGTTGCTGACAGCCACGCTCCGCGCGACGGCAAATTCATCGAGCGCGTCGGCACCTACAACCCGATGCTGCCGCGCGACGGCGAGCAGAAGCGCGTCAATCTGAAGACCGACCGGATCGCCGAATGGCTCGGCAAGGGCGCCCAGCCCACCGACCGCGTCGCGCGCTTCCTGAGCCAGGACGAAGCCCTGGCCGGCAAGGTCAAGTGGACCCAGGGCAACAACCCGAAGAAGGCCGAGCCAGGCAAGAAGGCCCAGGAACGCGCCGCCGAGCGCGCCCAGCGCGAAGCCGACCGCGCCGAGGCCGAAGCCGCCGCCAAGATCGAGGCCGCTGAAGCCGCTGTCCGCGCCAAGGAAGAAGCGGCTGCTGCCGCCGAAGCCGCCAAGAACGCGCCGCCGGCTCCCGAGCCCGAAGCCGCTGCTGAAGAAGCCCCGGCCGCTGAAGCTGAAGCCGTGACGGAAGAGGCCCCGGCCGAAGCCGCCGCCGAAGAAGCCCCGGCTGCTGAAGCGACCGAAGAAGAAAAGACCGAGGCCTAAGGCTTTCGGGTTCCGCTCCGGCGGGACACAGACGAACGGAAAGCAGCGTCCGGACCACCGGGCGCTGCTTTTCATTTATTGGGGTGCGCTACCGCGCTTCGCGCTACTTGAGCGCAGGATCCTTGAATGAGGCGGCGATGACGACCGACAGCAAACTCATCCTCGTCGGCCAGGTCGCCGGCGGGTTCGGGGTCAAGGGCGAGGTGCGGGTGACCGCTTACACCGCCGAGCCGATCACCCTGCTGTCCTATGGCGTCCTGCTGCGCGCCGACGGTTCGACCGGCCTGACGCTGACCGGTGGCCGGGCGGAGAAGTCCGCCGTCGTCGGCCGGGCGAAGGAGATCGCCACCAAGGAACAGGCCGACGCCCTGCGCGGGCTGAAGCTCTACATCCCCCGCGACAAGCTGCCGGAACCCGACGAGGACGAATTCTACCTGACCGATCTGGTCGGCCTGGAAGCGCGCGACCCGGAAGGCGTGGTCCTCGGGACCGTGAAGTCCGTGCAGAATTTCGGTGCCGACGACATGCTGGAGATCGCCCCGGCACTGGGCGGCCCGACCTGGTACCTGCCCTTCACCAGGGACGCCGTGCCCGACCTGCACATCACCGACGGCTGGCTGCTGGCGGTGAAACCGACCGAGATCGGCGAACGCGAGCCGGACTAGGCTTCCTCGTCCGCCGCCATGCCCATCATGTGGAAGCCGGCGTCGACGTGGATGACCTCGCCCGTGGTCGAGAAGCCGAGGTCGGAACACAGCCACAGGGCAGCGCCGGCGACGCCTTCCATGGAGGTGTCTTCCTTCATCGCCGACATGGCCCGGCCCTGGGCGATCATGCCGCGGCCGCCCGAGATGCCGGCCAGGGACAGGGTGCGCATGGCTCCGGCCGAGATGGCGTTGACGCGGATGCCGCGCGGGCCCAGGTCGCGGGCGATGTATCGGGTCGCCGCTTCCAGACCGGCCTTGGCCACGCCCATGGTGTTGTAGTTGGGGATGGCCCGCTCCGAGCCGAGGTAGGTCATGGTCACCATCGACCCGCCGTTGGGCATCAGTTTCGACGCCCGTTTGGCGACGTCGACGAAGCTGAACACCGAGATATTCATGGCCAGCAGGAAGCTGTCGCGGGTGGTGTTGTCGACGAAGGAGCCCTGCAGCTCGTTCTTGTTGGCGAAGGCCACCGAATGGACGACGAAATCGATCGTGCCGAAGGCCTTTTCCAGCTCGGCAAAGGCCAGGTCCATCGAGGCGTCGTCGGTGACGTCGGCCTGGATCAGCAGCTTGGCGCCGACGCTCTCGGCCAGCGGGCGCACGCGGCGCTCCAGACCCTCGCCCATATAGGTGAAGGCCAGTTCGGCGCCCTGGGCGGCCAGCTGGGACGCGATGCCCCAGGCGATGGAGTTGCTGTTGGCGACCCCCATGATCAGGCCCTTCTTGCCCTTCATGAGTTCACCGGTGGGCATGTTCCAGCCGCTCTCGCTCGCCATCTTGTGTCTCCGTGTTTTGAACGCCGAGGGTTAGCAGCGCCCGGCTTTGGGGGGAAGCGTCAGCCCGCCTCCGCCTCGCGCCGCCGGGCCAGCCGCTGAAGCAGGGGCGCGGCGGTGACGCCGTGGACGAGGATCGAGACAAGGATGATGAAGCCGACGATGGCCCAGAGCCGTTCGCTGTCGCCGAAATCCCCGTGATTGAGGCCGTAGGCGACGTAGTAGACCGAGCCGACGCCGCGGATGCCGAGGAAGGCGAGCAGCAGCCGCTCCCGCATCGGCTGGCCGGATCCGGTCATGGCGATCAGCCCGGCGGCAGGCCGCACCACAAACACCACGGCCAGACCGATCAGGGCGTCGATCCAGGTCAGGCTGGCCAGCAGGCCGTTGGCGAGGGCCCCGCCGAACAGGACCAGCAGCAGCATCATCAGCAGGCGTTCGATCTGG includes:
- the rimM gene encoding ribosome maturation factor RimM (Essential for efficient processing of 16S rRNA), with amino-acid sequence MTTDSKLILVGQVAGGFGVKGEVRVTAYTAEPITLLSYGVLLRADGSTGLTLTGGRAEKSAVVGRAKEIATKEQADALRGLKLYIPRDKLPEPDEDEFYLTDLVGLEARDPEGVVLGTVKSVQNFGADDMLEIAPALGGPTWYLPFTRDAVPDLHITDGWLLAVKPTEIGEREPD
- a CDS encoding enoyl-ACP reductase, whose translation is MPTGELMKGKKGLIMGVANSNSIAWGIASQLAAQGAELAFTYMGEGLERRVRPLAESVGAKLLIQADVTDDASMDLAFAELEKAFGTIDFVVHSVAFANKNELQGSFVDNTTRDSFLLAMNISVFSFVDVAKRASKLMPNGGSMVTMTYLGSERAIPNYNTMGVAKAGLEAATRYIARDLGPRGIRVNAISAGAMRTLSLAGISGGRGMIAQGRAMSAMKEDTSMEGVAGAALWLCSDLGFSTTGEVIHVDAGFHMMGMAADEEA
- a CDS encoding UrcA family protein, whose protein sequence is MKIPASLVAALTVSLAAGAASAQEARVRWGDLDLASAAGADAFDARVSAAASRACRGVKRPGSRISDRAFCRTAFRNEAVRQLPGAVQVDYALSRVPVIL
- the ffh gene encoding signal recognition particle protein, whose protein sequence is MFEALNERLTGVFDRITGRGALSEKDVSEAMREVRVALLEADVALPVVKDFIAFATERATGEDVIRSVKPADQVVKIVYDGLVEMLGGDEPTPINLNATPPAVILMAGLQGSGKTTTSAKLALRLTKFDRKKVMMASLDTRRPAAMEQLQTLGKQIEVAVLPIVAGESPIQITKRALQSAKLQGFDVLILDTAGRITLDEALMAEVAEVAAVSKPVETLLVADSLTGQDAVRTAKAFHDRLPLTGLVLTRADGDGRGGAMLSMRAVTGLPIKYIGAGEKVDALEVFDARRVAGRILGQGDIVALVEKASQELDQSKAEAMARKLAKGQFDLNDLAGQLQQMKRMGGLQGIMGMLPGVAKMKNQMAESGVDDRMIARQEAIISSMTKAERKKPDLLNASRKKRVAAGAGVEVQDINRLLKQHRQMADMVKSMSRGGGKGMKQMAAMMGGLGGGMGGGPDMARLKAMGGGRMPEPSADEMKALQDRLAGLGGGQLPGGLPGLPGFPPKK
- the rpsP gene encoding 30S ribosomal protein S16, yielding MLKIRLARGGAKKRPYYYIVVADSHAPRDGKFIERVGTYNPMLPRDGEQKRVNLKTDRIAEWLGKGAQPTDRVARFLSQDEALAGKVKWTQGNNPKKAEPGKKAQERAAERAQREADRAEAEAAAKIEAAEAAVRAKEEAAAAAEAAKNAPPAPEPEAAAEEAPAAEAEAVTEEAPAEAAAEEAPAAEATEEEKTEA